In the genome of Thunnus maccoyii chromosome 15, fThuMac1.1, whole genome shotgun sequence, one region contains:
- the si:dkey-154b15.1 gene encoding uncharacterized protein si:dkey-154b15.1, protein MENRRNMVEVLGVPDVLPAARIIDKLQVHFLTAKHGGGEVLKVLYPCYRPGQAFIMFEEPEVAARVLRKSPHVLEVDHQQYSLTVKAADCPQMDFPVEATVHLKDFPDKKVVREILKSHGFALTDLSSDQVRVKGSFLKLGVVKACLEQRPHSQTQTRIIPYSSPLQRVSSGAIPKNYTNISSDVSDSRRKHLGYRDKPPHASPSSPSSPTTSSSWASGSSHNRPTSVEYRASLSPRPDQHTSLKRGTESFLIDADVFKYALRFRKKDINVILDSHDVRLEEFQVGDSFNITLQGKSVKMAVGKLQSLLNDLSKSLRTQEVPLKDIDRDSQALLERIQKEKDIYKSVLVCQMKDRLHLIGPSDESYELKQRLSGRPVYASGRTGRTFDRNSRNRSSSLPPLTRKTAGRERDAVANPSPVGARGYSPSKYQDVKEEVAEPKRGAAARFGGAALGRSQSESREKARAEKANYYTQETKTEKPPSNILRKPLLKLVTGKEIKQKLKRWRL, encoded by the exons ATGGAGAACAGGAGAAACATGGTGGAGGTTTTGGGGGTTCCAGATGTTTTACCAGCTGCGAGGATAATTGATAAACTGCAGGTTCATTTCCTCACAGCCAAGCACGGAGGAGGAGAAGTGCTGAAGGTGTTGTACCCTTGTTATCGGCCCGGACAGGCCTTCATCATGTTTGAGGAGCCGGAGG TTGCTGCTCGTGTCTTGAGAAAGAGCCCTCACGTGTTGGAGGTGGATCATCAACAGTATAGTTTAACAGTGAAAGCAGCGGACTGTCCTCAG ATGGACTTCCCAGTGGAGGCAACGGTACATTTGAAAGATTTCCCAGATAAGAAAGTGGTTCGAGAAATCCTCAAGTCACATGGCTTTGCATTGACGGATCTGAGCAGCGATCAGGTACGTGTCAAGGGTTCATTTTTGAAGCTCGGAGTTGTCAAGGCCTGTTTGGAGCAGCGTCCTCACTCACAAACCCAGACCAGGATAATACCGTACTCTTCGCCGCTCCAGAGGGTTTCCTCTGGAGCAATACCCAAAAACTACACCAACATCAGCTCAGATGTGTCAGATAGTAGAAGAAAACACTTAGGATACAGAGACAAGCCTCCGCATGCTTCACCATCTTCACCATCTTCACCCACCACTTCCTCATCTTGGGCATCTGGCTCTTCCCACAACCGTCCCACCTCTGTAGAGTACAGAGCTTCTTTGTCTCCGAGACCAGACCAGCATACGTCACTCAAGCGAGGGACAGAGTCTTTTCTCATTGACGCAGATGTGTTTAAATATGCTCTACGCTTCAGGAAAAAAGATATCAACGTCATCCTGGACAGCCATGACGTTAGACTAGAAGAGTTTCAGGTTGGCGATAGCTTTAACATCACTTTACAAGGGAAGAGTGTGAAGATGGCTGTCGGTAAACTACAGAGCCTTTTGAATGATCTCAGCAAATCCCTTCGCACTCAGGAAGTTCCTCTGAAGGACATTGATCGTGACAGCCAGGCTCTTTTAGAGAGAATTCAGAAGGAGAAAGACATTTATAAGTCAGTGCTCGTCTGTCAGATGAAAGACAGACTTCACCTCATAGGACCGTCTGACGAGAGCTACGAGTTGAAGCAGAGGCTGTCTGGGAGGCCGGTTTACGCCTCGGGACGTACAGGGAGAACATTCGACAGAAACTCTAGGAACAGGAGCAGCTCTCTGCCGCCACTCACTCGAAAGACCGCAGGAAGAGAAAGGGATGCCGTCGCTAATCCATCTCCCGTCGGAGCCCGAGGTTATTCTCCCTCAAAGTACCAGGACGTTAAAGAGGAAGTTGCTGAGCCCAAGCGGGGAGCTGCTGCTCGTTTTGGTGGAGCTGCTTTGGGAAGAAGCCAATCTGAGTCCCGTGAGAAAGCCCGGGCAGAGAAGGCTAATTACTACACACAAgagacaaaaactgaaaaacctCCTTctaatattttgagaaaaccCTTGTTAAAGCTAGTAACTGgaaaagaaataaagcaaaaactaAAAAGATGGAGACTATGA